In Paraburkholderia bryophila, a single genomic region encodes these proteins:
- a CDS encoding RNA polymerase sigma factor: MVQTDSDAARAHGDADSATDAARSRRFQQLALPHLDAAYNLARWLCGNASDADDVVQEAFMRAFRFFDTFRGDTARPWLLAIVRRTWYTEWRRRASSHETVEFDDTMDDTAFDGWSVGGADPQALLIRDEDTKRVHEALALLPVEYREVLILRELEEMGYREIAIVADVPIGTVMSRLARGRRKLAALLMAAPGGGKAGAVGASGAASGGVSGAVPATASATVTPLRASANGRPLNNPGGNAGHAQETPDGL; this comes from the coding sequence GTGGTCCAGACCGATTCAGACGCCGCGCGCGCGCACGGCGATGCCGATTCCGCAACCGATGCCGCCAGGAGCCGCCGTTTCCAGCAGCTCGCGCTGCCGCATCTGGATGCGGCTTACAACCTCGCGCGCTGGCTATGCGGCAACGCCAGCGACGCCGACGATGTCGTCCAGGAAGCCTTCATGCGGGCGTTCCGGTTTTTCGACACGTTTCGCGGCGACACCGCGCGGCCCTGGCTGCTGGCGATCGTGCGACGCACCTGGTACACGGAATGGCGGCGGCGCGCGTCGTCGCACGAAACGGTCGAGTTCGACGACACCATGGACGACACCGCGTTCGACGGCTGGAGCGTCGGTGGTGCGGATCCGCAGGCGCTACTGATCCGCGACGAGGACACGAAGCGCGTGCACGAGGCATTGGCGTTGTTGCCGGTTGAGTATCGGGAGGTGCTGATCCTGCGCGAACTGGAAGAAATGGGCTACCGCGAGATCGCGATCGTGGCCGATGTGCCGATCGGCACGGTGATGTCGCGGCTCGCGCGGGGTCGGCGCAAGCTGGCCGCGCTGCTGATGGCGGCGCCTGGTGGCGGCAAGGCGGGGGCTGTTGGTGCTTCGGGTGCTGCTTCGGGCGGTGTTTCGGGTGCTGTTCCGGCCACCGCTTCGGCCACCGTCACGCCGCTGCGGGCATCCGCCAACGGACGGCCACTCAATAACCCCGGCGGTAACGCCGGCCACGCTCAGGAGACGCCAGATGGACTGTAA
- a CDS encoding LysR family transcriptional regulator, which produces MDRFKQIETFVRVADAGSLAAAALEEGVSPVILGRRIDALEKRLGVKLMYRSTRRLVVSEDGAAFLERCRGLLTEWDQAENELSAGRRAVNGHLIVSAPAAFGRKHVAPLAPPFLADKPELQVSFNLTDRVVDLVREGYDLSIRIGGAVDPNFVAVKLATNRRVVCGTPDYFRRHGKPKTLEDLPQHNCLAFNLQGGQNRGWYFRRNGKLATVRVGGTLDCNDGELLHRWVSEGLGLGWRSTWEIQQQLVRGELETVLDEFALPDYDILAVYPQQRYVPAKVRYFIDYLKEVYASEDYWNRAAY; this is translated from the coding sequence ATGGATCGCTTCAAACAGATCGAAACCTTCGTGCGCGTGGCGGACGCCGGCAGCCTCGCGGCGGCCGCGCTGGAAGAGGGCGTGTCGCCGGTGATTCTGGGGCGGCGTATCGACGCGCTGGAAAAGCGCCTCGGCGTGAAGTTGATGTATCGCTCGACGCGCCGCCTCGTGGTAAGCGAAGACGGCGCGGCGTTTCTGGAGCGCTGCCGTGGCCTGCTGACCGAATGGGATCAGGCGGAAAACGAACTGAGCGCCGGGCGGCGCGCGGTGAACGGCCACCTGATCGTGTCCGCGCCGGCGGCATTCGGCCGCAAACACGTCGCGCCGCTCGCGCCTCCGTTTCTTGCCGACAAGCCGGAATTGCAGGTGTCGTTCAATCTGACCGACCGCGTGGTCGACCTGGTGCGCGAGGGCTACGACCTGTCGATCCGGATCGGCGGCGCGGTCGATCCGAACTTCGTCGCGGTGAAACTGGCGACCAACCGGCGCGTGGTGTGCGGCACGCCCGACTATTTTCGCCGCCACGGCAAGCCGAAAACCCTCGAAGACCTACCGCAGCACAACTGCCTCGCGTTCAATCTGCAAGGCGGCCAGAACCGCGGCTGGTATTTTCGCCGTAACGGCAAACTGGCGACCGTGCGGGTGGGCGGCACGCTCGATTGCAACGACGGCGAATTGCTGCATCGCTGGGTGTCGGAAGGGCTTGGGCTCGGCTGGCGCTCCACGTGGGAGATCCAGCAGCAACTGGTGCGCGGCGAGCTGGAAACCGTGCTCGACGAGTTCGCGTTGCCGGACTACGACATCCTCGCGGTGTATCCGCAGCAGCGGTATGTGCCGGCCAAGGTGCGGTATTTCATCGATTATCTGAAAGAGGTGTATGCCAGCGAGGATTACTGGAACCGGGCGGCTTATTAG
- the gcl gene encoding glyoxylate carboligase translates to MAKMRAVDAAVLVLEKEGIDTAFGVPGAAINPFYSAMRKAGNISHVLARHVEGASHMAEGYTRAQPGNIGVCIGTSGPAGTDMITGLYSAQADSIPILAITGQAPRARLYKEDFQAVDIESIAKPVTKWAVTVREPALVPRVFQQAFHLMRSGRPGPVLVDLPIDVQLAEIEFDIDTYEPLPVYKPKASRKQIEAALTFLNDAEKPLIVSGGGVLNAAAEDLLVTFAETVGVPVIPTLMSWGAIPDDHPLMAGMVGLQTSHRYGNATMLASDFVLGIGNRWANRHTGSVEVYTKGRKFVHVDIEPTQIGRVFGPDLGIVSDAKAALELFIEVAQEWKAAGKLKDRSAWVADCQQRKQTMQRKTHFDNVPMKPQRVYEEMNQVFGRDTCYVSTIGLSQIAGAQFLHVYKARNWINCGQAGPLGWTIPAALGVRAADPQRQIVALSGDYDFQFMIEELAAGAQFKLPYVHVVVNNSYLGLIRQAQRAFDMDFCVQLGFENINAPETNGYGVDHVAVAEGLGCKAIRVHKPEDLKPALLKAQSMLSEFSVPVIVEVILERVTNISMGTEIDAINEFEELAEKREDAPTAISMLD, encoded by the coding sequence ATGGCCAAGATGAGAGCCGTCGACGCAGCTGTGCTGGTGCTCGAAAAAGAAGGTATCGACACCGCGTTCGGTGTACCGGGCGCCGCGATCAACCCGTTCTACTCGGCCATGCGCAAGGCAGGCAACATCAGCCACGTGCTGGCGCGTCACGTCGAAGGTGCGTCGCACATGGCCGAAGGCTATACGCGCGCTCAACCGGGCAACATCGGCGTGTGTATCGGCACGTCGGGCCCTGCGGGCACCGACATGATCACCGGTTTGTATTCCGCTCAGGCCGACTCGATTCCTATTCTGGCTATCACGGGTCAGGCGCCGCGTGCGCGTCTGTACAAGGAAGACTTCCAGGCCGTCGATATCGAATCGATCGCCAAGCCCGTCACCAAGTGGGCCGTCACCGTGCGCGAGCCGGCGCTGGTGCCGCGCGTTTTCCAGCAGGCATTCCACCTGATGCGCTCGGGCCGTCCGGGTCCGGTGCTGGTCGACCTGCCGATCGACGTGCAGCTCGCCGAAATCGAATTCGACATCGACACGTACGAACCGCTGCCGGTCTACAAGCCGAAAGCGTCGCGCAAGCAGATCGAAGCCGCACTGACGTTCCTCAACGACGCGGAAAAGCCGCTGATCGTCTCGGGTGGCGGCGTGCTGAATGCAGCCGCTGAAGACCTGCTCGTGACCTTCGCGGAAACCGTCGGCGTGCCGGTGATCCCGACGCTGATGTCGTGGGGCGCGATTCCCGACGACCATCCGCTGATGGCCGGCATGGTCGGTCTGCAAACCTCGCACCGCTACGGCAACGCGACGATGCTCGCCTCCGACTTCGTGCTCGGTATCGGCAACCGCTGGGCGAACCGTCACACGGGCAGCGTCGAGGTGTACACCAAGGGCCGTAAGTTCGTGCACGTGGACATCGAGCCGACGCAAATCGGCCGCGTGTTCGGCCCGGACCTCGGCATCGTGTCGGACGCGAAGGCCGCGCTCGAACTGTTCATCGAAGTGGCGCAGGAATGGAAGGCTGCCGGCAAGCTGAAGGATCGTAGCGCGTGGGTTGCCGACTGCCAGCAACGCAAGCAAACGATGCAGCGCAAGACCCACTTCGACAACGTGCCGATGAAGCCGCAGCGCGTCTACGAAGAGATGAACCAGGTGTTCGGCCGCGATACGTGCTACGTGAGCACGATCGGTCTGTCGCAGATCGCCGGCGCGCAATTCCTGCACGTCTACAAGGCGCGCAACTGGATCAACTGCGGCCAGGCAGGCCCGCTCGGCTGGACGATTCCGGCAGCGCTGGGTGTGCGCGCAGCGGATCCGCAACGTCAGATCGTGGCGCTCTCGGGCGACTACGACTTCCAGTTCATGATCGAAGAGCTGGCCGCGGGCGCGCAATTCAAGCTGCCGTATGTGCACGTGGTGGTGAACAACTCGTACCTCGGCCTGATCCGTCAGGCACAGCGCGCGTTCGACATGGACTTCTGCGTGCAGCTCGGTTTCGAGAACATCAACGCGCCGGAAACGAACGGCTACGGTGTGGACCACGTGGCAGTTGCCGAAGGCCTGGGTTGCAAGGCGATCCGCGTGCACAAGCCGGAAGACCTGAAGCCGGCGCTGTTGAAAGCGCAGTCGATGCTCTCCGAGTTCAGCGTGCCGGTGATCGTCGAAGTGATTCTGGAACGCGTGACCAACATTTCGATGGGCACCGAGATCGACGCGATCAACGAGTTCGAAGAACTGGCCGAGAAGCGCGAAGACGCGCCGACCGCGATCAGCATGCTCGACTGA
- the hyi gene encoding hydroxypyruvate isomerase — MPKFAANLTMLFNEVPFLDRFAAAADAGFHAVEFLFPYPYQIAELSERLQQNRLKLVLHNLPAGNWEAGERGIACLPDRVGEFQEGVGRAIEYASALKVPQLNCLVGIPTAGVDADKARTTIVENLRFAAGELKKAGIKLLVEPCNSYDIPGFALNRSGEGLDVINAVGSDNLFLQYDIYHMQRMEGELAATIRKNLPQIAHIQLADNPGRNEPGTGEINYPFLFNLLDSLGYDGYVGCEYKPRTTTAAGLGWVQSVAGQTRGAAHAAA, encoded by the coding sequence ATGCCGAAATTCGCAGCGAATCTCACCATGCTGTTCAACGAAGTCCCGTTCCTCGACCGCTTCGCGGCCGCAGCCGACGCGGGCTTCCACGCCGTCGAATTCCTGTTTCCGTATCCGTACCAGATCGCCGAACTGAGCGAACGTCTGCAACAGAACCGCCTCAAGCTGGTCCTGCACAACCTGCCCGCGGGCAACTGGGAAGCGGGCGAACGCGGGATCGCGTGCCTGCCGGATCGCGTCGGCGAATTCCAGGAAGGCGTGGGCCGCGCAATCGAATACGCGAGCGCCCTGAAAGTGCCGCAACTGAACTGCCTCGTCGGCATTCCGACGGCGGGCGTGGATGCGGACAAAGCGCGTACGACCATCGTCGAGAACCTGCGCTTCGCCGCCGGCGAACTGAAGAAAGCCGGCATCAAGCTGCTGGTCGAACCGTGCAACTCGTACGACATTCCGGGCTTCGCGCTGAACCGTTCGGGCGAAGGCCTCGACGTGATCAACGCGGTCGGTTCGGACAACCTGTTCCTGCAATACGACATCTATCACATGCAACGGATGGAAGGCGAACTCGCGGCGACCATCAGGAAGAACCTGCCGCAGATCGCGCACATCCAGCTCGCCGACAACCCGGGCCGTAACGAACCGGGCACCGGCGAAATCAACTACCCGTTCCTGTTCAATCTGCTCGATTCGCTTGGCTACGACGGTTACGTCGGTTGCGAATACAAGCCGCGCACCACCACCGCTGCCGGCCTCGGCTGGGTGCAAAGCGTGGCCGGGCAGACCCGCGGCGCAGCTCACGCCGCTGCCTGA
- a CDS encoding 2-hydroxy-3-oxopropionate reductase, which translates to MAKIGFIGLGIMGAHMARNLIKGGHTLIVNGAYPVPDDLSKTTSVVANSTAVAQAADIVIIMVPDTPDVANVLFADDGVAAGLTQGKLVIDMSSISPLDTQEFAKKINALGADYLDAPVSGGEVGAREATLTIMVGGPEKAFALAKPLFELMGKNISLIGDNGAGQTCKVANQIIVALNIEAVAEALLFASRSGADPERVRKALMGGFASSRILEVHGERMTKRTFDPGFRIELHQKDLNLALDGARKLGIALPHTASAQQLFSVCAANGGKAWDHSAMVRALEIMANYEVAQAPGSEAKAA; encoded by the coding sequence ATGGCAAAGATCGGTTTTATCGGCCTCGGCATCATGGGCGCGCACATGGCGCGCAACCTTATCAAGGGCGGTCACACGCTGATCGTGAACGGTGCGTATCCGGTGCCGGACGATCTGAGCAAAACGACGAGCGTGGTCGCGAATTCGACCGCCGTCGCGCAAGCCGCCGACATCGTCATCATCATGGTGCCGGACACGCCTGACGTCGCCAATGTGCTGTTCGCCGACGACGGCGTCGCCGCCGGCCTCACGCAAGGCAAGCTGGTGATCGACATGAGCTCGATCTCCCCGCTCGACACGCAGGAGTTCGCGAAGAAGATCAACGCGCTGGGCGCGGACTACCTGGATGCGCCGGTGTCCGGCGGCGAAGTCGGCGCGCGCGAAGCGACGCTGACGATCATGGTGGGCGGCCCGGAAAAGGCGTTCGCGCTGGCCAAGCCGCTGTTCGAACTGATGGGCAAGAACATCTCGCTGATCGGCGACAACGGCGCGGGTCAAACCTGCAAGGTCGCGAACCAGATCATCGTTGCGCTGAACATCGAAGCCGTGGCTGAAGCGCTGCTGTTCGCATCGCGTTCGGGTGCCGATCCGGAGCGTGTCCGTAAAGCGCTGATGGGCGGCTTCGCCTCGTCGCGGATTCTCGAAGTGCACGGCGAGCGTATGACGAAGCGCACGTTCGATCCGGGCTTCCGCATCGAACTGCACCAGAAGGATCTGAACCTCGCACTCGACGGCGCACGCAAGCTGGGTATCGCGCTGCCGCATACGGCGAGCGCGCAGCAACTGTTCAGCGTGTGCGCGGCAAACGGCGGCAAGGCATGGGATCACTCGGCCATGGTGCGCGCGCTGGAAATCATGGCGAACTACGAAGTCGCGCAAGCGCCGGGTAGCGAAGCCAAGGCTGCTTAA
- a CDS encoding DUF3597 domain-containing protein: MSIFGDIVNKLFGKAKPDQPAPAVEPTPDPAAAQAAAPDAAPAPAPLADVDVAAVMDQFVSESGQTLNWRTSIVDTLKALGVDSSLDHRKQLAQELKYTGDTNDSASMNIWLHKQVMQALAANGGKLPPDLAA, translated from the coding sequence ATGAGTATCTTTGGTGACATCGTCAACAAGCTCTTCGGCAAAGCGAAGCCCGATCAGCCTGCACCCGCGGTTGAGCCGACCCCGGATCCGGCAGCCGCGCAAGCTGCCGCGCCGGACGCCGCACCGGCGCCCGCGCCGCTCGCCGACGTCGACGTCGCTGCCGTCATGGACCAGTTCGTGAGCGAGAGCGGCCAGACGCTGAACTGGCGCACGTCGATCGTCGACACGCTGAAGGCGCTCGGCGTCGACAGCAGCCTCGATCATCGCAAGCAGCTCGCCCAGGAATTGAAGTACACCGGCGACACGAACGACTCGGCAAGCATGAACATCTGGCTGCACAAACAGGTGATGCAAGCGCTGGCGGCGAATGGCGGCAAGTTGCCGCCGGATCTGGCGGCCTAA
- a CDS encoding asparaginase has translation MNTLTSSSAAPSGEGATPPLPCIAVLATGGTIAGAAADATNTSGYQAGVVGVEQLLSVVPALSTVARIAPEQIASVDSKDMTMPLWTTLAQRINTLLATDGIDGVVITHGTDTLEETAYLLHLTVKSDKPVVLTAAMRPASALSADGPLNLLNAVTVAAHAGSRGQGVLVAFNNKIHSARDVVKTSTYAVDAFQSPEIGALGWVQDGRVEFQRAVVRPHTLATEFVIGPKWPHVEIVASYAGVSRIAVDALVAAGVRGIVVAGTGNGSIHMSMQQALADAASQGVAVVRSSRVGSGHVMRNGAAADDALGFVSAGALNPYKARVLLMLALAAGGTGPVALQKTFDTY, from the coding sequence ATGAATACTCTGACTTCCTCTTCCGCCGCGCCTTCGGGCGAAGGCGCTACGCCGCCGCTGCCGTGCATTGCCGTGCTCGCGACCGGCGGCACGATCGCCGGCGCGGCCGCGGACGCCACCAACACCTCCGGTTACCAGGCCGGTGTGGTCGGCGTCGAGCAACTGCTTTCCGTGGTGCCGGCGTTGTCCACGGTGGCGCGTATCGCGCCCGAGCAGATTGCCAGCGTCGACAGCAAAGACATGACCATGCCGTTGTGGACCACGCTCGCACAGCGCATCAACACGCTGCTCGCGACCGACGGGATCGACGGTGTGGTGATCACGCACGGCACCGATACGCTCGAAGAAACCGCCTATCTGCTGCATCTGACCGTCAAGTCGGATAAGCCGGTGGTGCTGACTGCGGCCATGCGTCCGGCGTCGGCGTTGTCAGCCGATGGTCCGTTGAATCTGCTCAACGCGGTCACCGTCGCGGCGCATGCGGGCTCGCGCGGGCAGGGCGTGCTGGTGGCCTTCAACAACAAGATTCACAGCGCGCGCGACGTCGTCAAGACGAGCACCTACGCGGTGGACGCGTTCCAGTCGCCCGAGATCGGCGCGCTCGGTTGGGTGCAGGACGGCAGGGTCGAATTCCAGCGCGCCGTGGTGCGGCCGCATACGCTGGCAACCGAATTCGTGATTGGGCCGAAGTGGCCGCATGTCGAGATCGTCGCGAGCTATGCGGGCGTGTCGCGAATCGCGGTGGATGCGCTGGTGGCCGCCGGTGTGCGCGGTATCGTCGTGGCGGGCACGGGCAACGGTTCGATTCACATGTCGATGCAGCAGGCGCTTGCCGACGCGGCGTCGCAGGGCGTTGCGGTGGTGCGTTCTTCGCGCGTGGGATCGGGGCATGTAATGCGCAACGGCGCCGCGGCCGACGACGCGCTCGGTTTCGTCAGCGCGGGTGCGCTGAATCCGTACAAGGCGCGCGTGCTGCTGATGCTGGCGCTGGCCGCGGGCGGCACGGGGCCGGTGGCGCTGCAGAAGACGTTCGATACGTACTGA
- a CDS encoding CysB family HTH-type transcriptional regulator — protein sequence MNFQQLRFVREAVRQNMNLTEVANVLYTSQSGVSKQIKDLEDELGVDIFIRRGKRLTGLTEPGKAVHQLIERMLLDAENLRRVARQYADQDSGHLVVATTHTQARYALPKVIRQFTEVFPKVHLALRQGSPQQIAQMIINGEADIGISTEALDRFPDIVTFPCYSWHHIVVVPKDHPLVGRQNLTLDEIAEFPIITYDQDFTGRSHIDQAFAKAGALTDVVLTAIDADVIKTYVELGMGIGVVAAMAYDPKRDTELVALDTQHLFEASTTRVGLRKGAFLRAYAYRLIEMFAPQLNEAEIAAQLREAV from the coding sequence ATGAACTTCCAGCAATTGCGCTTCGTGCGCGAGGCCGTGCGTCAGAACATGAATCTGACCGAGGTGGCGAACGTGTTGTACACGTCGCAATCGGGCGTGTCGAAACAGATCAAGGATCTGGAAGACGAACTCGGCGTCGACATTTTCATTCGACGCGGCAAGCGCCTGACAGGTCTCACCGAACCGGGCAAGGCGGTGCATCAACTGATCGAGCGGATGCTGCTCGATGCGGAAAATCTGCGCCGTGTGGCCCGTCAGTACGCCGATCAGGACAGCGGCCACCTGGTCGTGGCGACCACCCACACGCAGGCGCGTTACGCGTTGCCGAAGGTGATCCGTCAATTCACCGAGGTGTTCCCGAAGGTGCATCTGGCGCTGCGCCAGGGCAGCCCGCAACAGATCGCGCAGATGATCATCAACGGCGAAGCGGATATCGGCATCTCGACCGAAGCGCTCGACCGCTTCCCCGATATCGTCACGTTCCCGTGCTATTCGTGGCATCACATCGTGGTCGTGCCGAAGGATCATCCGCTGGTGGGCCGGCAGAATCTGACGCTCGACGAGATCGCCGAATTCCCGATCATCACGTACGACCAGGATTTCACGGGCCGCTCGCATATCGACCAGGCGTTCGCGAAAGCGGGCGCGTTGACCGACGTCGTGCTGACCGCGATCGACGCCGACGTGATCAAGACTTACGTCGAACTCGGCATGGGGATCGGCGTGGTCGCGGCCATGGCCTACGATCCGAAGCGCGATACCGAACTGGTCGCGCTGGATACGCAGCATCTTTTCGAAGCGAGCACCACGCGGGTCGGTTTGCGCAAGGGCGCGTTCCTGCGCGCGTACGCGTACCGGCTGATCGAAATGTTCGCGCCGCAATTGAACGAAGCGGAAATCGCGGCGCAGTTGCGCGAAGCGGTTTAA
- a CDS encoding sulfate/molybdate ABC transporter ATP-binding protein, protein MGITVRNLQKRFGDFVALDNVSLDFPPGELVALLGPSGCGKTTLLRVIAGLEYADGGQVELQGQDVATVGAREREVGFVFQHYALFRHMTVFENVAFGLRVKPRKERPSEAVIREKVHELLKLVQLDWLAQRYPSELSGGQRQRIALARALAVEPKVLLLDEPFGALDAKVRKELRSWLRRLHDDLHISTIFVTHDQEEALEVADRIVVLNRGHVEQVGSPQDVYDHPQTSFVYEFLGAANRLHGNVDASGFVVDGAALPVSIKADFSGPAFAYVRPHDLQLYPQASGHREGIVVDVRRVVTLGGSVRVELAGREGTLLEAELDRESWRDLQLAVGDGVTAVPRALRVFPAH, encoded by the coding sequence ATGGGTATCACTGTTCGTAACCTGCAGAAGCGCTTCGGCGATTTCGTCGCGCTCGATAACGTCTCGCTCGACTTTCCGCCGGGTGAACTGGTTGCGCTGCTCGGGCCGTCGGGTTGTGGCAAGACCACCTTGTTGCGCGTGATCGCCGGACTCGAATACGCGGACGGCGGCCAGGTCGAGCTGCAAGGCCAGGACGTCGCGACGGTCGGCGCGCGCGAACGTGAAGTGGGTTTCGTGTTCCAGCATTACGCGCTGTTCCGTCATATGACGGTGTTCGAGAACGTCGCGTTCGGCTTGCGCGTGAAGCCGCGCAAGGAGCGGCCTTCGGAAGCGGTGATTCGCGAGAAGGTGCATGAACTGTTGAAGCTCGTGCAACTCGACTGGCTCGCGCAACGTTATCCGTCGGAATTGTCGGGCGGTCAGCGGCAGCGGATTGCGCTGGCGCGCGCGCTCGCGGTCGAACCGAAAGTGCTGCTGCTCGACGAACCGTTCGGCGCGCTCGACGCGAAGGTGCGCAAGGAATTGCGTAGCTGGCTGCGGCGCTTGCATGACGATCTGCATATCTCGACGATCTTCGTCACGCACGATCAGGAAGAAGCGCTCGAAGTGGCCGACCGTATCGTCGTGCTCAATCGTGGGCACGTGGAGCAGGTGGGCAGTCCGCAAGATGTGTACGACCATCCGCAAACCTCGTTCGTGTACGAGTTTCTCGGCGCGGCCAACCGTCTGCACGGCAACGTCGACGCGAGCGGTTTCGTGGTGGACGGCGCCGCGTTGCCGGTATCGATCAAGGCCGATTTCAGCGGCCCGGCGTTTGCCTATGTACGGCCGCACGACCTGCAGTTGTATCCGCAAGCGTCCGGGCATCGCGAAGGGATCGTGGTCGACGTGCGGCGCGTGGTGACGCTCGGCGGCTCGGTGCGGGTCGAGCTCGCGGGCCGCGAGGGCACTCTGCTCGAAGCCGAGCTGGATCGCGAGTCGTGGCGCGATCTGCAACTGGCGGTCGGCGACGGCGTGACCGCCGTGCCGCGCGCGTTGCGGGTGTTTCCGGCGCACTAG
- the cysW gene encoding sulfate ABC transporter permease subunit CysW, whose product MSRQSVNDVNGADRATVAAVAVAPRAPLNVSRRPDPVTEAPVVRWLLTAVALLFLTLFLVVPLVAVFYQALSKGLGFYLESLADPDALSAIKLTVITAAIAVPLNLVFGLAASWCIAKFEFRGKALLTTLIDLPFSVSPVISGLIYVLMFGAQGWFGPWLIDHNVQIIFAVPGIVLATIFVTFPFVARELIPLMQAQGNDEEEAAHVLGASGWQIFRRVTLPNVKWGLLYGVILCNARAMGEFGAVSVVSGHIRGQTDTMPLHVEILYNEYNFSAAFAVASVLALLALVTLGLKLLAERHMSAELSAARDVPAYAGPVALAAASSPSPSPSFKATPVSPQHPLKQGEL is encoded by the coding sequence ATGAGCCGCCAGTCCGTGAATGACGTGAACGGCGCCGACCGTGCGACCGTCGCTGCCGTCGCCGTTGCACCGCGCGCGCCCTTGAACGTGTCGCGCCGCCCCGATCCGGTCACCGAAGCGCCCGTCGTGCGCTGGCTCCTGACCGCCGTCGCGCTGCTGTTTCTCACGCTGTTTCTGGTCGTGCCGCTGGTCGCCGTGTTCTATCAGGCGTTGAGCAAGGGCCTCGGGTTCTATCTGGAATCGCTCGCCGATCCGGACGCGCTGTCGGCGATCAAGCTGACCGTGATTACCGCCGCGATCGCCGTGCCGCTGAATCTCGTGTTCGGCCTCGCGGCTTCGTGGTGTATCGCCAAGTTCGAATTCCGCGGCAAGGCGCTGCTGACCACGCTGATCGATCTGCCGTTCTCGGTCTCGCCGGTGATCTCGGGCCTGATCTACGTGCTGATGTTCGGCGCGCAAGGCTGGTTCGGCCCGTGGCTGATCGACCACAACGTGCAGATCATCTTCGCGGTGCCGGGCATTGTGCTCGCGACGATCTTCGTCACGTTCCCGTTCGTTGCGCGTGAACTGATTCCGCTGATGCAGGCGCAAGGCAACGACGAGGAAGAAGCCGCTCACGTGCTCGGCGCGTCGGGCTGGCAGATCTTCCGCCGCGTCACGCTGCCGAACGTCAAATGGGGCCTGCTGTACGGCGTGATTCTGTGTAACGCGCGGGCCATGGGCGAGTTCGGCGCGGTCTCGGTGGTGTCGGGCCACATTCGCGGCCAGACCGACACGATGCCGTTGCACGTCGAAATTCTCTACAACGAATACAACTTCTCGGCGGCGTTCGCCGTGGCGTCGGTGCTGGCCTTGCTCGCACTCGTCACGCTGGGGCTGAAGCTGCTCGCCGAGCGCCATATGTCGGCGGAACTGTCGGCCGCGCGCGACGTGCCCGCGTATGCCGGTCCCGTCGCGCTGGCCGCTGCCTCATCGCCATCGCCATCGCCATCGTTCAAGGCAACGCCTGTCTCGCCGCAACACCCGCTCAAGCAAGGAGAGCTGTAA
- the cysT gene encoding sulfate ABC transporter permease subunit CysT has product MTTLTFRKPSALPGFGLTLGITVAYLSLVVLIPLAATFLKTATLDWPQFVRAVSSPRVLASYRLTFFSALGGALINAVFGFLVAWVLVRYTFPFKRIVDAVVDLPFALPTSVAGISLAAVYAGNGWIGQFLEPLGLKIAFTPAGVLVALTFIGLPFVVRTVQPVLEEFEREQEEAAACLGASRWLTFRRVVLPAVFPALLTGFALAFARALGEYGSVIFIAGNVPMKSEITSLLIITKLEQYDYAGATAIAVVMLVVSFLMLLFINTLQWYLQRRTGRGGASPAPAAVSVAAIGGGAQ; this is encoded by the coding sequence ATGACGACGTTGACCTTCCGAAAACCGAGCGCGTTGCCCGGTTTTGGCTTGACCCTTGGCATCACCGTGGCTTATCTGAGCCTCGTGGTGCTGATTCCGCTGGCGGCGACGTTTCTCAAGACCGCTACGCTGGACTGGCCTCAGTTCGTGCGGGCGGTGAGTTCGCCGCGCGTGCTCGCGTCGTATCGCCTGACGTTTTTCTCCGCGCTCGGCGGCGCGCTGATCAACGCGGTGTTCGGCTTTCTGGTCGCGTGGGTGCTGGTGCGTTACACGTTCCCGTTCAAACGCATCGTCGACGCCGTGGTCGATCTGCCGTTCGCGCTGCCGACCTCCGTGGCCGGCATTTCGCTCGCGGCAGTGTACGCGGGCAACGGCTGGATCGGCCAGTTTCTCGAACCGCTCGGCCTGAAGATCGCGTTCACGCCGGCCGGCGTGCTGGTCGCGCTGACCTTCATCGGTTTGCCGTTCGTGGTGCGCACGGTGCAGCCGGTGCTCGAAGAGTTCGAACGCGAGCAGGAAGAGGCCGCCGCGTGCCTCGGCGCGTCGCGCTGGCTGACGTTTCGCCGCGTCGTGCTGCCGGCCGTGTTCCCCGCGTTGCTGACCGGTTTCGCGCTGGCGTTCGCGCGGGCGCTCGGCGAATACGGCTCGGTGATTTTCATCGCCGGCAACGTGCCGATGAAATCGGAAATCACCTCGCTGCTGATCATCACCAAGCTCGAACAGTACGACTACGCGGGCGCTACCGCGATCGCGGTGGTGATGCTGGTCGTGTCGTTCCTGATGCTGCTGTTCATCAATACCTTGCAGTGGTATTTGCAACGCCGCACGGGTCGAGGTGGCGCGAGTCCGGCGCCGGCTGCGGTCAGCGTCGCGGCGATCGGCGGAGGCGCGCAATGA